The sequence TGTAATTGTTGGTCTTCAGTGGGGTGATGAAGGCAAAGGTAAAATAGTAGATTACCTTTCTGAGAATGCTGATGTAGTGGTTAGGTTTCAAGGCGGAAATAACGCTGGGCATACCATAGTAGTGAACGATGAAGTCTATAAATTAAATTTATTGCCCTCTTCTGTTTTAAGGACTGGTAAAATATCTATGATAGGAAATGGTGTTGCTCTTGACTCACATGCACTCATTTCGGAAATAGAATCATTAAAAGCTAAAGGAATAGATATAAATCCTAGCAACTTGATGATCTCTGAGAGTTGTCCACTAATACTGAGTATTCATAAAGACAAGGAAAAGCTATTTGAAGATTTAAATGAAAATCACAAAATTGGCACAACGAATAAAGGTATAGGTCCATGTTATGAAGATAAAGTTGGAAGAAGAGCCATACGCCTTTGCGATTTAGAAAATGCAGATGAGTTGGGTAAAAGAGTGGATACTCTTCTTAATTATCACAACGCTATCAGAAATGGCCTTAATTATAAGGCAATTGAAAAAGAGGAAATATTAAAAGAAATTCAAGAAATTTCGAAAAAAATTCTTCAGTATAAAAAAACCGTATGGAAAGTGCTAAATGACCTTGTAAAAGAAGGTAAGATGGTAATATTTGAAGGTGCTCAAGGTACATTTTTAGATATTGATCACGGCACATATCCTTTTGTTACTTCAAGCAACACCGTAGCGTCGCAAGCAATAACAGGTTCGGGATTGTCTTCTAATACTCATGTTATTGGAGTGGCGAAAGCTTATACAACAAGAGTAGGTAATGGACCATTTCCTACTGAACAGGAGAATGAAGTGGGCGATAGTCTATTTACTATAGGTAAGGAGCTTGGAACGGTAAGCAATAGAAGAAGACGCTGTGGATGGTTCGACGCAGTCTTGGTGCGACAGGCTGTACAATTATCTGGAGTTTCAAGTGTTGTATTAACTAAACTGGATATTCTTGATTCCTTCGACGCAATTAAAATATGTACTGGGTATAAATATGATGGCAGTTTATATGATTATTTACCTGCTTCACATTCAATACAAGAAAGATTAGAACCAATATATGAAGAGTTGCCAGGTTGGAAAGAAAGTACTCAGGGTACACGATCTACTGATGGGTTACCTGTGAATTTAATGAAATACATAGAAAGGGTAGAGGAGTTAATAGGTGTGCCAATTCATTTAGTTTCAACCAGTCCTAAAAGAGAGGATGTGATAGAGCTCAAAACCTTTGAATTCCATAAAAATGTTTTTGTATCTTATTAATTCTCAATCTAATGAAAAAAATGCTTGCATAGCTTTTTATACTAAGTTATTATGTAAAGTATTAATTAGAAATGTATAGTGAGGCTAAATCTAGTGTATAACGAAAAGCAAAAAGAATAAGCGAAAAAGTTAAGCTTAAGCTTAGTATTCACAATTATTTTCAATAAAAATTAGCATAGAAGTAATGCACAAGTTTATTGTGCTTGATTGCTTCTAAAAGGAATATAATATTAATTCAGTGTGATGTGAAGGGGGTGTTTTATGTCAGATGGTATATTGGGTAGCTTTGGTTGGCCTTTTGGTTCCAAAAAGCCGGCAGAAATGAGTAACGAGCCGAAAAAAAAAGAAGGTTCTAATGTTAAATTTGCTACAGAAATTGCAAATGATGTTTCTTGTGTAATTGAATATTTATTAAAGTTACATTCTTACAAAAATAGAAGCGAATTTAGGAAACATGTTGATCTTAACGCATTAGCTTACCTTGCTTCTCTTAAGGGCAAATTTATATTACTCAAAAAAAAGCTGAATGCGGCAGAGAAAGCTAATCCCTCTCTCAAAGATCTGAGTGTTGTAAAGTTTTGCCGCTCAATTGCCGAAAATGATAAGTTACATGAAGAATTCAATAATCTTGCAAAAAAATGTCGTAATGTCCCTCCAGCTACCAGATATGAAAGACTGTATCCTCAGTTAAACAAGATGGTCAAAAATTTCGATATGCATCAACTGCAAAAACAAATATCGTTCTTAAAAAAGTTGAAAGAAAAAAATGACTTCAATGCCATAAGAAATGATTGTAGTGATGAGTGGGATTTTGATGATCTATTAATAGATCTAATAGGGGATGAAAAATTTAAGGCAGAGTATATAGATAAAGCATTAGATGAAGAATGCGAATCTTTCAGTAAGAGCTTTAGAGAAGATTTAAGTAGTTACGTAGATTTAGCGGATCAGGGGCAAGAAGCTGCGAGTAAGTATTTTGGGGAAAACATAGAATTTCAAGCTTATTATGCAAAAGCTGATGACGGTAACAGTAAGGTTTTAAATATTAATCTTATTGATCATAGTGGTAGAAGTGAGCCAACGCAAATTAGTGATCTTTTACAGAAAGAAAAAGATATTTGTGAGTTAAATATATATTTTAATAAGAAACATGAAGTACATGCTTACCAAGAAGAAGGTAAGAAAAGGTATTACGAATTCAAAGATGGTGCATACTATGAAATGACAAGTACATGGCGTGCAGAGGATGAGTCCGGAAATATTTCAATTTGCAAAATGATCATGAATGTGAGTAGCAGTGGCATAACTAAAATAGTGGAGTTTAATGGTAAAAAGTCTGGGTTGCTGTCGAAAGATGATTTAAAATTAGTACAACAAAATCATGAGCTACATATTCAAGACTGCTCGTTGTATGATTCTGTGGAAAAATC is a genomic window of Wolbachia endosymbiont of Folsomia candida containing:
- a CDS encoding adenylosuccinate synthase is translated as MNNIVIVGLQWGDEGKGKIVDYLSENADVVVRFQGGNNAGHTIVVNDEVYKLNLLPSSVLRTGKISMIGNGVALDSHALISEIESLKAKGIDINPSNLMISESCPLILSIHKDKEKLFEDLNENHKIGTTNKGIGPCYEDKVGRRAIRLCDLENADELGKRVDTLLNYHNAIRNGLNYKAIEKEEILKEIQEISKKILQYKKTVWKVLNDLVKEGKMVIFEGAQGTFLDIDHGTYPFVTSSNTVASQAITGSGLSSNTHVIGVAKAYTTRVGNGPFPTEQENEVGDSLFTIGKELGTVSNRRRRCGWFDAVLVRQAVQLSGVSSVVLTKLDILDSFDAIKICTGYKYDGSLYDYLPASHSIQERLEPIYEELPGWKESTQGTRSTDGLPVNLMKYIERVEELIGVPIHLVSTSPKREDVIELKTFEFHKNVFVSY